In Pleomorphomonas sp. T1.2MG-36, one genomic interval encodes:
- a CDS encoding glucoamylase family protein yields the protein MSFSPAIVAAMSDDALLDLVQQATLSYFWDYGHPVSGMARERDNDAFGYSPDNTVTTGGTGFGIMALIAGAERGFLVRDEVVERIARIVGFLEAADRFHGVFPHFLNGETGKVIPFGEKDDGGDLVETSFLMAGLLTARQWLIPARPDIAARIDRLWREVEWSHHLRADGALLWHWSPVHGFAMNHAITGWNECLITHVLAAAAPTHSVPASTYHQSWARGRDFLNGRDYGGVTLPLGPDYGGPLFFAHYSFMGLDPRGLSDAYADYFTQNTAHALINRAHCLTNPGGFEGYGPECWGLTASDTFDGYNAHSPTNDTGVITPTAALASFPYVPKEAMAALRGFLAGMDGRLFGPRGFADAFSPGRNWVAASHLAIDQGPVVVMIENHRSALLWTLFMSAPEVLAGLSRLGFSSPHLDKAAVA from the coding sequence ATGAGTTTTTCGCCAGCCATCGTCGCGGCCATGAGTGACGACGCCCTGCTGGACCTCGTGCAGCAGGCAACGCTGAGCTACTTCTGGGACTATGGCCATCCGGTCAGCGGCATGGCGCGCGAGCGCGACAACGACGCTTTCGGCTATTCGCCCGACAACACGGTCACCACCGGCGGCACTGGTTTCGGCATCATGGCCCTGATTGCCGGGGCCGAACGCGGCTTTCTCGTCCGGGATGAGGTCGTCGAGCGCATTGCAAGGATCGTCGGCTTTCTTGAAGCGGCGGATCGCTTCCACGGCGTCTTTCCGCATTTCCTGAATGGTGAGACTGGCAAGGTCATTCCATTCGGCGAGAAGGACGATGGCGGCGATCTCGTCGAAACGTCGTTCCTGATGGCCGGCCTGCTGACGGCGCGGCAATGGCTGATCCCGGCCCGGCCGGACATTGCCGCCCGCATCGACCGGTTATGGCGCGAAGTGGAATGGAGCCACCACCTGAGAGCCGACGGCGCCCTGCTCTGGCACTGGAGCCCCGTCCACGGCTTTGCCATGAACCACGCCATTACCGGCTGGAACGAGTGCCTGATCACCCATGTGCTGGCCGCCGCAGCGCCCACCCATAGCGTTCCCGCCTCGACCTACCATCAATCCTGGGCCAGGGGCCGCGACTTCCTGAACGGCCGCGACTACGGCGGCGTGACGCTGCCGCTCGGCCCCGATTATGGCGGGCCGCTGTTCTTTGCCCATTACTCCTTCATGGGGCTCGACCCGCGCGGCCTCTCCGACGCCTACGCCGACTATTTCACCCAGAATACCGCGCACGCCCTGATCAACCGTGCCCATTGCCTGACCAACCCCGGCGGCTTCGAGGGCTACGGCCCGGAGTGCTGGGGATTGACCGCATCCGACACGTTCGACGGATACAACGCCCATTCGCCGACCAACGACACCGGCGTCATCACGCCGACGGCGGCGCTCGCCTCGTTTCCCTATGTTCCAAAGGAAGCGATGGCTGCACTGCGTGGGTTCTTGGCGGGCATGGACGGACGGCTTTTCGGACCGCGCGGCTTTGCCGACGCCTTCTCGCCTGGGCGGAACTGGGTGGCTGCGAGCCACCTTGCGATCGACCAGGGACCTGTTGTCGTGATGATCGAGAACCACCGTTCGGCGCTCCTCTGGACGCTGTTCATGTCGGCACCGGAGGTACTGGCCGGCCTCAGCCGTCTCGGCTTCTCCAGCCCGCATCTCGACAAGGCGGCCGTGGCATGA